AATCTTTATTCCTGTCCAGTTTTCTCTTATATCAAATGTAAAAGAAATATCTGAAATTAAAAATACATTCGTACAATTTAAAACTAGAGAACAATGTACAAACATATATAAAAGAATTAAAAAATTCTCATATAATTACTACTGAAAGTAATATGGAGTCTTACGAAAAATATATAAATGGAAAAGTAGGTGATTCAGCTATAATTCCCAAACATATTTTTTCTTCAAATGAAAATAATTTTGGTGTTACTAATGTAACTGATTCTTCAAATAATACTACAAGGTTTTTAATTTTAACTAAATCACAGGATTATAAAACTGAGATAAATAAAAAGAAAGATATAAAAGTATCATTATATGTTCTTAATGCCTCACATAAACCTGGTGTTTTATTTGGCATTTTAAAAGTTTTTTCAGAAAACAATGTTAATCTTATTTCCATAATGTCAAAACCAACAAAAAAAGAACTGGGTAGTTATAATTTCTTCATTGAATTAAATGGTAAAATCAAAGAAAAAGAAAATATTTTAAGAACATTAGAAGTTTTAAAATTAAAATATAAAATCAAAATTTTAGGAATTTACTAATTATGCT
This Clostridium novyi NT DNA region includes the following protein-coding sequences:
- a CDS encoding ACT domain-containing protein, whose protein sequence is MESYEKYINGKVGDSAIIPKHIFSSNENNFGVTNVTDSSNNTTRFLILTKSQDYKTEINKKKDIKVSLYVLNASHKPGVLFGILKVFSENNVNLISIMSKPTKKELGSYNFFIELNGKIKEKENILRTLEVLKLKYKIKILGIY